The following coding sequences lie in one Vitis vinifera cultivar Pinot Noir 40024 chromosome 19, ASM3070453v1 genomic window:
- the LOC100853592 gene encoding LOW QUALITY PROTEIN: cytochrome P450 71D10 (The sequence of the model RefSeq protein was modified relative to this genomic sequence to represent the inferred CDS: substituted 1 base at 1 genomic stop codon) — MHQLVGSLPHHTLKRLASKYGPFMHLELGEVSALVVSSPEIAREVMKTHDTIFAQRPPLLSSTIINYNATSISFSPYGDYWRQLRKICTIELLSAKRVKSFQSIREXEVSKLIWSISLNAGSPINLSEKIFSLTYGITSRSAFGKKFRGQDAFVSAILEAVELSAGFCVADMYPSLKWLHYISGMKPKLEKVHQKIDRILNNIIDDHRKRKTTTKAGQPETQEDLVDVLLNLQEHGDLGIPLTDGNVKAVLLDIFSGGGETSSTAVVWAMAEMLKSPIVMEKAQAEVRRVFDGKRDINETGIHELKYLNSVVKETLRLHPSVPLLLPRECRERCVINGYEIPENTKVIINAWAIAQDPDHWFEPNKFFPERFLDSSIDFKGTDFKYIPFGAGRRMCPGILFAIPNVELPLANLLYHFDWKLPDGMKHEDLDMTEEFGLTIRRKEDLNLIPIPYDPFLVL; from the exons ATGCACCAACTTGTTGGCTCACTACCCCATCACACCCTGAAACGCTTGGCCAGCAAATATGGACCTTTCATGCACCTAGAACTTGGTGAAGTTTCTGCCCTCGTAGTTTCTTCACCAGAAATTGCCAGAGAGGTTATGAAAACCCATGATACTATTTTTGCTCAAAGGCCTCCTCTTCTTTCTTCTactatcataaattataacgCTACAagtatttctttttctccttatgGTGACTACTGGAGACAACTTCGAAAAATTTGTACCATTGAACTTTTGAGTGCAAAGCGCGTCAAGTCATTCCAATCGATTCGAGAATAGGAGGTTTCAAAACTCATCTGGAGCATCTCTTTGAATGCAGGATCACCAATCAATCTTAGCgaaaaaattttctctttgaCATATGGCATAACATCAAGGTCAGCTTTTGGCAAAAAATTCAGAGGCCAGGATGCATTTGTATCAGCTATCTTGGAAGCTGTGGAGCTGTCAGCAGGTTTCTGTGTTGCAGATATGTACCCTTCGCTTAAATGGCTTCACTATATCAGTGGAATGAAGCCTAAACTTGAGAAAGTGCACCAGAAAATTGATAGGATACTTAACAATATTATTGATGACCACAGGAAGAGGAAGACAACAACAAAAGCGGGGCAACCCGAAACCCAGGAAGATCTAGTTGATGTTCTTTTAAACCTTCAGGAGCATGGGGACCTTGGAATTCCCTTAACTGACGGCAACGTCAAAGCAGTCCTATTG GACATTTTCAGTGGTGGTGGTGAGACGTCGTCAACGGCTGTGGTGTGGGCGATGGCAGAAATGCTGAAATCCCCAATAGTAATGGAAAAGGCTCAAGCTGAGGTTAGACGGGTCTTTGATGGAAAAAGGGACATCAATGAAACAGGCATTCATGAATTAAAATACTTGAATTCAGTAGTAAAAGAAACCTTGAGGCTACACCCTTCTGTTCCTTTGTTGCTTCCAAGAGAATGCAGGGAAAGGTGCGTGATTAATGGATACGAGATACCTGAAAACACTAAAGTCATCATTAATGCATGGGCAATTGCTCAAGATCCTGATCATTGGTTTGAACCCAATAAATTTTTTCCTGAGAGGTTCCTGGATAGTTCGATTGATTTCAAGGGTactgattttaaatatatcccATTTGGTGCTGGAAGGAGGATGTGCCCAGGCATTTTGTTTGCTATACCTAATGTTGAACTGCCACTTGCAAATTTGCTCTACCATTTTGACTGGAAACTTCCGGATGGAATGAAGCATGAGGATCTAGACATGACTGAGGAATTTGGGTTGACCATTAGAAGAAAAGAAGATCTGAACCTAATTCCCATTCCATATGATCCTTTTCTTGTTCTGTGA
- the LOC100251436 gene encoding cytochrome P450 71D11, translating to MELHFPSFHILSAFILFLVVVLRTQKRSKTGSLTPNLPPGPWKLPLVGNIHQLVGSLPHHALRDLAKKYGPLMHLQLGEVSTIVVSSSEIAKEVMKSHDIIFAQRPHILATRIMSYNSTNIAFAPYGDYWRHLRKICMSELLSANRVQSFQSIRNEEESNLVRSISLNTGSPINLTEKTFASICAITTRAAFGKKCKYQETFISVLLETIKLAGGFNVGDIFPSFKSLHLISGMRPKLEKLHQEADKILENIIHEHKARGGTTKIDKDGPDEDLVDVLLKFHEDHGDHAFSLTTDNIKAVLLDIFGAGSEPSSTTIDFAMSEMMRNPRIMRKAQEEVRRIFDRKEEIDEMGIQELKFLKLVIKETLRLHPPLPLLLPRECREKCEIDGHEIPVKSKIIVNAWAIGRDPKHWTEPESFNPERFLDSSIDYKGTNFEYIPFGAGRRICPGILFGLASVELLLAKLLYHFDWKLPNGMKQQDLDMTEVFGLAVRRKEDLYLIPTAYYPLSHE from the exons ATGGAGCTTCACTTTCCTTCCTTCCATATCCTCTCCGCCTTCATCTTGTTTCTGGTCGTGGTACTGAGAACACAGAAGAGATCCAAAACCGGTAGTTTGACGCCAAATCTACCACCTGGGCCATGGAAGCTTCCACTTGTAGGAAACATTCACCAGCTTGTTGGCTCCCTACCTCACCACGCCCTGAGGGACTTGGCTAAGAAATATGGTCCCCTAATGCATTTACAACTTGGTGAAGTTTCCACCATTGTCGTTTCTTCATCGGAAATTGCCAAAGAGGTAATGAAATCTCATGACATCATCTTTGCACAGAGGCCCCACATTCTGGCCACAAGGATCATGTCCTATAATTCTACCAACATTGCCTTTGCGCCATATGGTGACTATTGGAGACATTTGCGAAAAATTTGCATGTCCGAGCTTTTGAGTGCAAATCGTGTTCAATCTTTCCAGTCAATCCGGAACGAAGAGGAATCAAATCTTGTTAGATCAATCTCCTTGAACACAGGGTCGCCAATCAATCTTACTGAGAAAACTTTTGCATCAATCTGTGCCATCACTACAAGGGCGGCCTTTGGTAAGAAGTGCAAATACCAGGAAACATTCATCTCGGTTCTCCTGGAAACTATTAAGTTGGCAGGAGGCTTCAACGTGGGTGACATATTCCCTTCCTTCAAGTCTCTCCATTTGATAAGTGGGATGAGGCCTAAGCTCGAGAAGCTGCATCAGGAGGCTGACAAGATACTTGAAAACATCATTCATGAACATAAAGCAAGAGGAGGGACAACAAAGATCGACAAGGATGGACCAGATGAAGATCTGGTAGATGTTCTTTTAAAGTTTCATGAGGATCATGGTGACCATGCATTTTCCTTAACTACTGACAACATCAAAGCAGTTCTCTTG GACATTTTTGGTGCTGGAAGTGAGCCATCATCAACAACTATAGATTTCGCCATGTCAGAAATGATGAGAAACCCCAGAATAATGAGAAAGGCACAAGAAGAGGTGCGGCGGATTTTTGACAGGAAGGAAGAAATCGATGAAATGGGTATTCAAGaattgaaattcttgaagttagTTATCAAAGAGACTTTAAGATTACATCCTCCACTTCCTTTGTTACTTCCAAGAGAATGCAGAGAGAAATGTGAGATTGATGGACATGAGATACCTGTCAaatctaaaatcattgtcaatgCATGGGCAATCGGACGAGATCCCAAACATTGGACTGAACCTGAAAGCTTCAACCCAGAGAGATTCCTTGACAGTTCAATCGATTACAAGGGCACTAACTTCGAGTACATCCCATTCGGTGCTGGAAGGAGGATATGCCCGGGAATCTTGTTTGGCCTTGCCAGTGTTGAGCTTCTACTTGCAAAGTTGCTGTACCATTTCGATTGGAAACTTCCCAACGGAATGAAGCAACAAGATCTAGACATGACTGAGGTTTTTGGCTTGGCTGTTCGAAGAAAAGAAGATCTGTACTTGATTCCCACTGCTTACTATCCTTTATCTCATGAATAA